One genomic segment of Arachis duranensis cultivar V14167 chromosome 4, aradu.V14167.gnm2.J7QH, whole genome shotgun sequence includes these proteins:
- the LOC107486040 gene encoding subtilisin-like protease Glyma18g48580: MGSSNIYYLHLILSSFLLFTFFPETVHGSKRCYIVYMGAHSHGPSPTTLDLEAATISHYGLLASVLGSHEKAKEGMIYSYNKHINGFAALLDEKEAAIIAKKANVVSVFLSKERKPQTTRSWEFLGLRRNAKNTAWQKGRFGENTIIANIDTGVWPESKSFSDNGYGPVPSKWQGGNVCQLDKRPRSTKNPCNRKLIGARYFSKAFEATNGNIISPAMHTARDFEGHGTHTLSIAGGNFVPGAHVFAVGNGTAKGGSPSARVAAYKVCWSPTEEKSCHEGDILAAIDQAISDGVDVINLSVGGRQVVTAQDIFTDAVSLGAFHAISRNILLVASAGNDGPAPQTVVNGAPWIFTIGASTIDREFRSTITFSDGRQITGGSLSVTLPPNQAFDFILATDGKLANATIQDAQFCRPGTLNRTKVAGKIVNCLREGNIKSVAESLEANAAGALGMLLENQQKQGKTVSDEPQMVPSVNYHSRGRGPTPGYFPNSLSSHNSNPSYYDVITATTPPSPTPSLTVKLSKATTVVGTKPAPVMASYSSRGPNKIQPSILKPDVIAPGVNILASYSLGVSPSNLETDRRRFEFNVLQGTSMSASHVSGIAGLLKTRYPDWSPAAIKSAIMTTATTRDNTNRPIQDAFDRDLANSFDYGSGHVQPNLSMEPGLVYDLHLIDYLNFLCASGYDQQAISALNFNKTFVCKGSHSIDDLNYPSITLPNLGLSPVTVIRALTNVGPSGTYNASAKVDGCKITIVPNSLTFKRMYEKKTFKVIVQASSVIQVDKYQFGEMIWTDRKHRVRSPITIRRRK, translated from the exons ATGGGGAGTTCCAATATTTACTATCTTCACCTTATTCTTTCATCGTTTCTTCTTTTCACATTCTTCCCGGAAACTGTCCATGGCAGCAAAAGG tGTTACATTGTATACATGGGAGCACATTCTCATGGACCAAGCCCTACCACTTTAGACCTGGAAGCCGCCACAATTTCTCACTATGGTTTACTAGCTTCAGTTTTGGGAAG CCATGAGAAAGCGAAAGAAGGCATGATTTACTCATACAATAAGCACATCAATGGCTTTGCAGCTTTACTTGACGAAAAAGAAGCAGCAATTATTGCAA AAAAAGCGAATGTGGTGTCAGTGTTCTTGAGCAAAGAGCGCAAACCTCAAACAACAAGGTCATGGGAATTTCTTGGACTTCGCAGAAATGCTAAGAACACTGCATGGCAAAAGGGTAGATTTGGTGAAAATACAATCATCGCCAACATTGACACTG GAGTTTGGCCTGAATCCAAAAGCTTTAGTGACAACGGATATGGCCCCGTCCCATCAAAATGGCAAGGGGGCAACGTTTGTCAATTAGACAAGCGCCCTCGTTCCACAAAAAATCCTTGTAACAG GAAGCTAATTGGAGCAAGATACTTCAGCAAAGCTTTTGAGGCAACGAATGGAAACATCATCAGCCCAGCGATGCATACAGCACGTGACTTCGAGGGGCATGGGACTCACACTCTATCCATAGCTGGTGGCAATTTTGTACCGGGAGCGCATGTATTTGCAGTTGGGAACGGCACCGCAAAAGGTGGGTCCCCAAGTGCCAGAGTGGCAGCTTACAAAGTTTGCTGGTCTCCCACGGAGGAAAAGAGTTGCCACGAGGGTGATATATTGGCTGCAATAGACCAAGCCATAAGCGATGGTGTTGATGTCATTAACCTCTCTGTTGGTGGTCGCCAAGTTGTAACTGCACAAGATATCTTCACCGATGCGGTTTCCTTAGGGGCCTTCCATGCAATTTCTAGAAACATCTTATTAGTTGCCTCAGCTGGGAACGATGGACCTGCACCTCAAACTGTTGTCAATGGTGCTCCTTGGATCTTCACCATTGGTGCTAGCACAATAGATAGGGAGTTTCGCAGTACCATTACCTTCAGTGACGGTCGACAAATCACG GGAGGTAGTCTTTCAGTAACATTGCCACCTAACCAGGCCTTTGATTTTATCCTGGCTACCGACGGTAAACTTGCCAATGCCACAATTCAAGATGC TCAATTTTGCAGGCCAGGTACACTTAACCGTACAAAAGTTGCAGGTAAAATTGTGAACTGCTTGAGAGAAGGGAATATAAAATCAGTTGCTGAGAGTCTGGAAGCAAATGCTGCGGGTGCATTGGGAATGCTGCTCgaaaatcaacaaaaacaagGTAAAACAGTTAGCGATGAACCTCAGATGGTGCCCAGTGTCAATTATCACAGTCGAGGGAGGGGTCCAACGCCTGGATACTTTCCTAACTCTCTATCATCCCACAattccaatccttcttattatGATGTCATAACTGCCAC AACTCCTCCTTCTCCGACGCCGTCTCTTACAGTAAAGCTCTCCAAAGCAACAACGGTGGTAGGAACAAAGCCAGCTCCAGTTATGGCTTCTTATTCATCTAGAGGACCCAATAAAATTCAGCCATCCATACTCAAG ccTGATGTGATTGCACCTGGAGTAAACATACTTGCTTCATATTCACTAGGCGTAAGTCCCTCTAATCTTGAGACTGATCGTCGTCGCTTCGAATTCAATGTGCTTCAAGGAACTTCTATGTCCGCCTCTCATGTTTCTGGTATTGCCGGACTTCTCAAAACACGTTATCCTGATTGGAGTCCGGCAGCTATTAAATCTGCAATCATGACCACTG CAACCACACGGGACAACACAAATAGGCCAATTCAGGATGCATTTGATCGTGATTTAGCAAACTCATTTGATTATGGGTCAGGACATGTTCAACCTAACCTTTCAATGGAGCCAGGACTTGTTTATGATCTTCACCTTATTGATTATTTGAACTTCTTATGTGCATCTGGATACGACCAACAAGCAATTTCAGCACTTAATTTCAACAAAACTTTTGTTTGTAAAGGAAGTCATAGCATTGATGACTTGAACTACCCATCAATTACACTACCAAATCTTGGGTTGAGTCCGGTAACGGTTATTCGTGCGTTAACCAATGTTGGCCCTTCAGGCACATATAATGCAAGTGCCAAAGTGGATGGATGCAAAATTACGATCGTGCCCAATTCCTTGACTTTCAAGAGAATGTATGAGAAGAAAACATTTAAGGTCATTGTGCAGGCATCAAGTGTGATTCAAGTTGATAAATATCAATTTGGTGAAATGATATGGACAGATAGAAAGCACAGAGTCAGGAGTCCTATCACAATCAGACGCCGCAAGTGA
- the LOC107486043 gene encoding MDIS1-interacting receptor like kinase 2-like isoform X2, translating into MPPMSQQLVFIFLCVLIVKLSWVASEKSEANALLKWKASLENQSQVALSSWKNGTSPCRWTGIQCDRSNSVTAINLENYLLKGTLHALDFSSLPNLLTFNIYNNFFHGTIPPQIGNMSKINRLNFSLNPFDGSIPQEMWTLRSIRWLDLSFCNYLTGPIPSSIANLTNLSYLDLGGNNLSCSIPPTIGKLNNLAFFSIESSKIGGSIPHEIGMLSNLEYLDFIGNDLTGNIPSTIANMSKLNQLLLSNNTLSGPIPPFLWNMSNLTLLWLDSNNFSGNIPTSIGNLVNLESLNMMKNQLSGSIPSTIGNMTNLVEISLDFNNFEGHIPASVGNLINLDTLTLQGNFLSGSIPDTIGNLNRLSMLKLSSNMLRGNIPQAVNNLTNMNGFLVDNNYLIGHLPPQICLGGSLASFVAQNNRFTGPVPSSLKNCSSIIYITLQNNHLEGDISQDFGVYPNLNYIDLSNNKFHGQISSNWGKCNSLQVLIIAKNNISGGISPQIAEATKLGRLHLFSNQLSGNIPKELGNMTNLFELRIDNNHLSGNIPPEIGLLQGLSHLNLAGNELSGNIPIQVVQLSNLLELNLSNNKLEGSIPSDFKSLETLNSLDLSGNLLNGTIPRVLGELKNLQWLNLSRNNLSGTIPSSFNGMSSLAFVNISYNQLDGPLPNNRAFLHASIESLKNNKGLCGNVTGLVPCPSSPSGKSHKVKSLVLLLIFGVLALALCVIGVSVYILCRKARKKEAPAREMQPEEQFSIWSHDGKMAFETIIKATNNFDDKYLIGIGGQGSVYKAELPSGMVAVKKLHMESDAEDKLNWKAFENEIKALTEIRHRNIIKLYGFCQHSRFFFLVYKYLEGGSLNHVLGDEKQATAFDWERRVNVVKGVANALSYMHHGCKPPIVHRDISSKNILLDSEYEAHVSDFGTAKFLQPGSNWTTHAVVTYGYGAPELVQTMEVTEKSDVYSFGVLCFEILLGKHPADLINSLLSPSTASTTYNLLLVDVIDQRPPHPEKSVVGEIMLITKWALECLSQSPQFRPTMHQVSKELMMGKSPFSHDHFPMIRLGQLNQELLETPLM; encoded by the exons ATGCCACCCATGTCCCAACAACTTGTCTTCATATTCCTTTGTGTCCTTATTGTAAAACTCTCTTGGGTTGCAAGTGAAAAGAGTGAAGCAAATGCCCTCTTAAAGTGGAAGGCCAGCCTGGAGAACCAAAGCCAAGTTGCCTTATCATCTTGGAAGAACGGGACAAGCCCATGCAGATGGACAGGAATTCAATGTGATAGATCCAATTCCGTAACCGCCATCAATCTTGAAAATTATCTTCTCAAAGGTACACTCCACGCTCTAGACTTTTCCTCACTCCCCAACCTCCTCACCTTTAACATCTACAACAACTTCTTTCATGGAACCATTCCCCCACAAATTGGTAACATGTCCAAAATCAATCGTTTGAACTTCTCTTTGAATCCTTTTGATGGTTCCATCCCTCAAGAGATGTGGACACTGAGAAGCATACGCTGGCTTGATCTTTCCTTCTGTAATTATCTAACAGGACCCATCCCTTCTTCCATTGCAAATTTGACAAACTTATCATATCTAGATTTAGGAGGCAACAATCTCTCCTGCTCCATTCCTCCTACAATTGGCAAACTGAACAACCTTGCCTTTTTTTCTATCGAGTCTAGTAAGATTGGAGGTTCCATTCCCCATGAAATCGGAATGTTGTCAAATCTAGAGTATCTTGATTTCATAGGAAACGATCTCACTGGCAATATCCCTTCTACAATTGCTAATATGAGCAAGTTAAATCAACTTTTACTATCTAACAACACCCTCTCTGGCCCAATCCCACCCTTCCTATGGAACATGTCTAACCTCACCTTGCTGTGGCTTGATTCCAATAACTTTTCTGGAAATATCCCTACCTCAATAGGAAACTTGGTCAATTTGGAGTCCCTTAATATGATGAAAAACCAACTTTCTGGATCCATTCCTTCCACAATTGGAAACATGACAAATCTTGTTGAGATATCTCTCGACTTCAACAATTTTGAAGGACACATTCCTGCCTCTGTTGGTAATTTGATCAACTTGGACACCTTAACTCTCCAAGGAAACTTTCTCTCAGGATCTATTCCTGACACAATTGGAAACTTGAACCGGCTCTCCATGTTAAAATTGTCATCCAACATGCTCAGGGGCAACATTCCGCAAGCCGTTAATAACCTTACCAACATGAATGGCTTTCTTGTAGACAATAATTATCTCATTGGCCACTTGCCGCCTCAAATCTGCTTAGGTGGTTCACTAGCATCCTTCGTTGCTCAAAACAACCGTTTCACTGGTCCAGTACCAAGCAGCTTGAAGAACTGCTCTAGTATTATCTACATAACTTTACAGAATAACCATTTGGAAGGAGACATATCCCAAGACTTTGGTGTTTATCCAAATTTGAATTACATTGATCTAAGTAACAACAAATTTCATGGCCAAATTTCATCAAACTGGGGCAAGTGCAATAGTCTTCAAGTCTTGATCATtgccaaaaataatatttccGGTGGTATATCGCCACAAATTGCTGAGGCTACCAAGCTGGGCAGGCTTCATCTTTTTTCAAACCAATTGAGCGGAAATATTCCAAAAGAACTGGGGAATATGACAAACTTGTTTGAACTCAGGATCGACAACAATCATCTTTCTGGAAATATTCCACCCGAAATAGGATTGTTGCAAGGTCTCAGTCACTTGAACCTAGCAGGAAATGAGTTGAGTGGCAACATACCGATTCAAGTTGTTCAGTTATCTAACTTGTTGGAATTGAACTTGAGCAACAACAAATTAGAAGGAAGTATCCCCTCTGACTTCAAGTCATTGGAAACTCTCAATTCTCTTGATCTTAGTGGGAATTTGTTGAATGGTACAATACCAAGAGTGcttggagaattgaagaacttgcAGTGGTTGAATCTCTCTCGCAACAATCTTTCTGGCACAATTCCATCTAGTTTTAATGGCATGTCAAGCTTAGCTTTTGTCAACATATCATACAACCAGTTAGATGGGCCTCTTCCAAATAACAGAGCCTTTCTTCATGCTTCAATTGAATCATTGAAAAATAACAAAGGCTTGTGTGGTAATGTCACTGGCTTGGTGCCATGCCCAAGCAGTCCTAGCGGTAAAAGTCACAAGGTCAAGTCATTGGTTCTGCTTCTTATCTTTGGAGTATTAGCACTAGCACTTTGTGTGATTGGTGTTTCAGTATATATTCTTTGTagaaaagcaagaaagaaagaagccCCCGCCAGAGAAATGCAACCAGAAGAACAATTTTCCATATGGAGTCATGATGGAAAAATGGCATTTGAAACCATCATTAAAGCTACCAATAATTTTGATGACAAATATCTCATTGGAATTGGAGGGCAAGGATCCGTTTACAAGGCTGAGTTGCCTTCAGGTATGGTTGCTGTGAAAAAACTTCACATGGAATCAGATGCGGAGGATAAGTTGAATTGGAAGGCATTTGAAAATGAGATCAAAGCATTGACAGAAATCAGGCACCGAAACATCATAAAGCTGTATGGTTTTTGCCAGCATTCACGATTCTTCTTTTTGGTATACAAGTACCTGGAGGGTGGCAGTTTGAATCATGTACTAGGTGATGAAAAGCAAGCAACTGCATTTGACTGGGAAAGGCGGGTGAATGTGGTTAAAGGAGTTGCTAATGCTTTGTCATATATGCATCATGGTTGCAAACCCCCTATAGTTCATCGTGACATATCAAGCAAGAATATTCTTTTGGATTCAGAATATGAAGCTCATGTCTCTGATTTTGGGACAGCTAAGTTTCTACAGCCTGGTTCAAATTGGACAACACATGCAGTAGTCACCTACGGCTATGGTGCTCCAG AGCTTGTTCAAACTATGGAAGTGACCGAAAAAAGTGATGTATATAGCTTTGGAGTGCTTTGTTTTGAAATCCTTCTGGGAAAGCATCCGGCAGATCTGATAAATTCATTGTTGTCACCATCAACAGCATCAACAACATACAATTTGCTATTGGTTGACGTCATAGATCAAAGGCCTCCTCATCCTGAGAAGTCAGTTGTTGGGGAAATCATGTTGATCACAAAGTGGGCGCTTGAGTGTTTGAGCCAAAGTCCACAATTTCGGCCAACCATGCATCAAGTGTCTAAAGAACTCATGATGGGAAAATCACCTTTCTCTCATGACCACTTTCCCATGATCAGACTTGGACAACTCAATCAAGAATTATTGGAAACTCCACTTATGTGA